Part of the Pseudomonas lijiangensis genome is shown below.
GCTGGCGACTGCGCGGCACCTGTCTGAAACACGCAAGTTCCGTGGCACGGTGCATTTCGTCTTCCAGCCAGCCGAAGAAAATCTGGGCGGTGCCCAGCGGATGATCGAGGATGGCCTGTTCGAGCAGTTCCCGATGGACGCGATCTACGGGCTGCACAACTGGCCGGGCGTTCCGGCGGGTAATGTCGTGATCAATCCGGGTCCGATGATGGCTTCGCTGGATACCTTCGAGATCACCCTGACCGGCAAAGGCAGTCACGCTGCGATGCCGGACAAGGGCACCGACCCGATTGTGGCGGCTGCCGAGCTGGTTCTGGGGTTGCAGACCATCGTGTCGCGTCGTCTTTCACCGCTGGATTCGGCTGTGGTCAGCATCACCCAGTTCAATGCCGGGGAAGCGATCAATGTGATTCCGGAAACGGCGGTATTGCGCGGCACGGTGCGTTGCCTGCAGACGCCGGTACGCGACAAGGTCCAGCAACTGATCGGCGAATTCGTCGAGCGTTTACCGGTGGCTTTCGGTGTGCGTGGCGAGCTGGTCTACAACGTCGGCTACCCGGTCACCGAGAACCATGTCGACGCGGCGGCCACGATTCGTCGTGCGGCTGTTGCAGCGGTGGGTGAGGCCAATGTGCAGTGGGGTTGCAACCCGTCCATGGCATCCGAAGACTTCGCCTTCATGCTGCATGCCTGTCCGGGTGCTTATGTCTGGCTGGGTGTGG
Proteins encoded:
- a CDS encoding M20 aminoacylase family protein, yielding MKISKALIDQATVWRRTIHAAPELGFQELQTSDKVANLLTSFGIEVHRGLGGTGVVGTLRNGDGPVIGIRADMDALPIQELGDTAHKSVHKGCMHACGHDGHTAILLATARHLSETRKFRGTVHFVFQPAEENLGGAQRMIEDGLFEQFPMDAIYGLHNWPGVPAGNVVINPGPMMASLDTFEITLTGKGSHAAMPDKGTDPIVAAAELVLGLQTIVSRRLSPLDSAVVSITQFNAGEAINVIPETAVLRGTVRCLQTPVRDKVQQLIGEFVERLPVAFGVRGELVYNVGYPVTENHVDAAATIRRAAVAAVGEANVQWGCNPSMASEDFAFMLHACPGAYVWLGVDGEKPSAALHNPYYDFNDQVIEPGVAVWTALVEQCLPVS